A window of the Paenibacillus woosongensis genome harbors these coding sequences:
- a CDS encoding glycosyltransferase codes for MDWIKDKEEFNQIADQLKKKIQHHINNNEIREAGVILDSIDSYLPHDPDIYSFKGILKLIEGDLSKAQAFFKQGIVIQGDNTDLLYNLGHVNELLENYTDAYHYYRRAKDTSLDELLIEELEHKLNTLSSNHTISEETVSLKKKVLVIAHIFPPIGGSGVQRTLKFVKYLKLFNWEPIVVTAGDTRYPLIDKTLLSEVPEDLMIFRVDEPASINQNDMNELLNVYHSIVNKKEIVNEFISEFNKASEKKQLLAPDNYIIWAIHTLEAIRSKVDMTNIDMIYTTSGPYSDHIIGYMLNKEFNKPWVADFRDEWTNNPYSRYDTNSIQYKMAYAMEWSIVHTADQVITTTPLATDNYIQLFQLDQNKVKTITNGYDEADFEGVDQFSSNPDIFSIFHNGLLYSIRTPVTFLQAVKNLIDRGDVKKEHLHIGFTWTENDDAWINFVEGLGLQNQVEFYGYLSHKESLIQAKKASALLLIVGPGEKNKALYPGKIFEYLRLNKPIISLSPSGSVVENLLLETERGINADFDDVASIEKMIYTLYTEWMNRNLPVLNSNQSNKISQFERKELTRNLTSVFDHILEENEKNSQKKKIAFLSIKDGDKFINDTIQGLTEEYHTRKFIITDLSQIEPAMRWADIVWFEWCDSLIEYASKLAIASEKHIICRLHRYEVFTEHPKNVLWENVDKLIVVTDHLKQILVSYVPDLEERVEIVTIHNGVNIDQYKFKERDKGFNLAFVGYMIPRKNPMMLLQIAKQLVQIDERYKIYIAGDFQDEMLRLYWDYQVKELQLQNNVFFQGFQINMSQWLDDKDYIISTTMHESFGYGIAEAMARGIKPVIHNFLFSKEIWPEKYLYNTIDEAVAQITSDDYSSADYRQFIEANYSLVKQLNSTKELLTSLSKQNKKDHIYSYNGVKLSYFKENFENFIPYDSNFVNNYDFTSSRITIGKRERITRDLDLFEFIIENSSGAKLILFNIWYNHSTQEFFLPNYLQNSNKKENIIYLLNYILQFNLSYPNNIGGYILDPILQEDVKKNALVYGWERGIPATQFMSSIGYLRIIERYKKAAQYISDGDIVLDAASGFGYGSAFFSRMAKKVIAIDLAQDNITFGQSAYPFSNIQWKEGDVTNLPVDSSSIDVYVSFETVEHLPLDILDSYFQEALRVLKPGGKMILSTPNAVNRRHINNPYHIKEYTHQEFNELLQKYFNKIDYFSSENYMILDNVTGKSTNMMAVCIKN; via the coding sequence ATGGATTGGATAAAAGATAAGGAAGAATTTAACCAAATTGCTGACCAATTAAAGAAAAAAATTCAACATCATATTAACAATAATGAAATAAGAGAAGCTGGTGTCATCTTAGATAGTATTGATTCATATCTCCCTCATGACCCCGATATCTATTCCTTTAAAGGTATTCTTAAACTAATAGAAGGTGACCTCAGTAAAGCCCAAGCTTTCTTTAAACAAGGAATAGTCATTCAAGGGGACAATACTGATCTTTTGTATAACTTAGGTCATGTGAATGAACTGCTAGAAAATTATACAGATGCGTACCATTATTATAGAAGAGCGAAAGACACTTCCCTTGATGAATTGCTAATTGAGGAGCTTGAGCATAAATTAAATACATTAAGTTCGAATCACACAATTTCTGAAGAAACTGTCTCACTTAAGAAGAAAGTACTTGTAATAGCCCATATCTTCCCACCCATCGGCGGGTCTGGGGTGCAACGAACTTTAAAATTCGTCAAATATCTGAAACTGTTTAATTGGGAACCTATTGTTGTTACGGCAGGTGACACTCGCTATCCCTTAATTGATAAAACCTTACTTAGTGAGGTTCCCGAAGATCTTATGATATTTCGTGTTGATGAACCAGCTTCAATAAATCAAAATGATATGAACGAATTATTGAATGTATATCATTCCATAGTTAACAAAAAAGAAATAGTTAATGAGTTTATTTCCGAATTTAATAAAGCCAGCGAAAAAAAACAATTGCTAGCCCCAGATAATTATATTATTTGGGCCATTCATACTCTAGAAGCCATTCGTTCAAAAGTTGACATGACCAACATTGATATGATTTATACAACTTCCGGCCCTTATTCAGATCATATCATCGGATACATGTTGAATAAAGAGTTCAATAAACCGTGGGTAGCAGATTTTAGAGATGAATGGACCAATAATCCCTATTCTCGATATGATACGAATAGTATTCAATATAAAATGGCATACGCTATGGAGTGGAGTATTGTCCATACTGCTGACCAAGTCATTACTACAACACCTTTAGCAACTGATAACTATATTCAACTATTCCAGCTAGACCAAAACAAGGTTAAGACTATTACTAATGGATATGACGAAGCCGACTTTGAAGGCGTAGATCAGTTTTCTTCCAATCCCGATATTTTTTCTATTTTTCATAATGGATTGCTTTATTCTATACGCACGCCAGTCACATTTCTGCAAGCCGTAAAAAATTTGATTGATCGCGGAGACGTCAAAAAGGAACACTTGCATATTGGCTTTACATGGACTGAAAACGATGATGCTTGGATAAACTTTGTTGAAGGATTAGGACTTCAAAATCAAGTTGAATTTTATGGATACCTTTCCCACAAAGAAAGCTTAATCCAAGCTAAAAAAGCTTCTGCTTTGTTATTAATTGTAGGACCTGGAGAAAAAAATAAGGCTCTTTATCCTGGAAAGATCTTTGAATATCTTCGTCTAAATAAACCAATAATTTCTCTATCCCCGTCTGGAAGCGTTGTAGAAAATTTGCTACTCGAAACGGAAAGAGGAATTAACGCTGATTTTGACGATGTTGCTTCTATTGAGAAAATGATTTACACCCTATATACAGAATGGATGAACCGAAATCTGCCTGTATTGAACAGCAATCAATCCAATAAAATATCTCAGTTTGAACGTAAAGAATTGACTAGAAACCTGACCTCAGTTTTCGATCATATCCTAGAAGAAAACGAAAAGAATTCACAGAAGAAAAAAATTGCTTTCTTAAGTATTAAAGATGGCGATAAGTTTATAAATGACACCATTCAAGGATTAACTGAAGAATATCACACTCGAAAATTTATTATTACCGACTTAAGTCAAATTGAACCCGCTATGCGCTGGGCCGATATTGTATGGTTTGAATGGTGCGATAGCCTCATTGAATACGCAAGCAAGCTCGCCATTGCAAGTGAAAAGCACATCATCTGCCGGTTACATCGATATGAGGTTTTTACAGAACATCCAAAGAATGTTCTATGGGAAAACGTTGATAAACTCATTGTAGTTACAGATCATCTTAAACAAATCCTTGTAAGCTATGTCCCTGACCTTGAGGAACGGGTTGAAATTGTTACTATTCATAACGGGGTTAATATTGATCAATACAAATTCAAAGAACGTGACAAAGGATTTAATCTTGCTTTTGTAGGATATATGATTCCTCGTAAGAATCCAATGATGCTATTACAAATAGCCAAACAACTGGTGCAAATAGACGAACGATATAAAATTTATATTGCTGGTGATTTCCAGGATGAAATGCTTCGGCTGTATTGGGATTACCAGGTAAAAGAATTACAACTACAAAACAATGTTTTTTTCCAAGGCTTTCAAATAAATATGAGCCAGTGGCTAGATGATAAGGATTACATCATTTCTACTACTATGCATGAAAGTTTTGGTTATGGGATTGCGGAAGCTATGGCAAGAGGTATTAAGCCGGTTATTCATAACTTCTTGTTCAGCAAAGAAATTTGGCCAGAAAAATACCTGTACAACACTATTGATGAGGCTGTAGCACAAATTACTAGTGATGATTATTCATCTGCGGATTACAGACAATTCATTGAAGCGAATTACTCGCTAGTTAAACAATTGAATTCTACTAAAGAGCTGCTCACGTCATTAAGTAAACAAAATAAAAAAGATCATATATATAGTTACAACGGCGTGAAGCTTTCGTATTTTAAAGAGAATTTCGAAAATTTCATACCTTACGACTCCAACTTTGTAAACAATTATGATTTTACAAGCAGCCGTATTACCATAGGAAAAAGGGAACGGATCACGCGAGATTTGGATTTATTTGAGTTTATTATTGAGAATTCATCTGGGGCAAAGCTTATCCTATTTAATATTTGGTACAATCACTCTACTCAGGAGTTCTTCCTGCCAAATTATCTACAAAATTCAAATAAAAAAGAAAATATCATTTATTTATTGAATTACATCTTACAATTTAATTTGAGCTATCCAAATAATATTGGAGGATATATCTTAGATCCTATCTTACAAGAGGATGTTAAGAAAAATGCCCTTGTCTATGGTTGGGAACGGGGAATACCAGCAACGCAGTTCATGTCCTCGATTGGATACTTAAGAATTATAGAACGTTATAAAAAAGCGGCCCAATATATTTCTGATGGTGATATTGTTTTGGATGCAGCATCTGGGTTTGGTTACGGAAGTGCATTCTTCTCGAGAATGGCAAAAAAAGTTATCGCTATTGATCTAGCCCAAGATAACATTACCTTTGGCCAAAGTGCTTATCCATTCAGTAATATTCAATGGAAGGAAGGCGATGTTACAAACTTACCGGTAGATTCATCTTCAATTGATGTATACGTCTCTTTTGAGACTGTTGAGCATCTTCCATTAGATATTCTAGATTCATATTTCCAAGAGGCCCTTCGCGTTCTCAAGCCAGGAGGAAAAATGATTCTTAGTACGCCAAATGCCGTCAATAGAAGACATATTAACAATCCATACCATATCAAAGAATACACTCATCAAGAATTTAATGAACTCCTTCAGAAATACTTCAATAAGATTGATTACTTTTCATCTGAAAATTATATGATTCTAGACAATGTAACTGGAAAATCAACAAATATGATGGCAGTATGCATTAAAAATTAA
- a CDS encoding tetratricopeptide repeat-containing glycosyltransferase family 2 protein: MKKSTISLCMIVKNEERCIERCLNSVASVVDEIIIVDTGSTDQTLELVSKFDAKVFHYQWDNHFANARNYAIQQANCDYILHLDADEWIEDPFNQLNQYLNDDIYYIPIRNDLGGGLAEVHKFPRLFRRIPELMYQGAIHEQIDIQLNWHRSNGVLDQMIIHHDGYLEKVVDQKGKIERNLKILLKEVDENPSSFNYYNLGQQYFTSGEYMKAVEAYKKSYSYGGNYTFTKRLLLGLIQSLMMLKQYKDALSIAKDSFKLYPDYVEFKYYEGMIYQELGYLPDANKCFEKCIQIGDSDSSVHFNTYEGTGSYLAYARAAEIAYSNFDFEQANELLKKAIRIAPNVMGLVKSFLDFNNHIDTNILYKDMLSLWPHTGEVIQHVIAALYTLRHPLLLSFINRYEINCDEEVQSFVNLLNGNYKDSGYFWFNKDEITVDNFRDVLALSILLKDRQLMERYLNLISLRSDEKKSLLSIVEMKPIKQEKYTKEFCDILSILLTDLLKLQQYDYFDYFTKEFTTPQLRYVIAKTLYEFGFYENVLEVLIQSEVQEEDFSINELAAMSLRHLSNMEDSLYYYWEAYKIKQEPELAFHICELALQLNDIDSLKAILGDMMNWKIESAWVKRKLSGSVY; encoded by the coding sequence ATGAAAAAGTCTACTATATCTTTATGTATGATTGTTAAAAATGAAGAGCGCTGCATTGAACGTTGCTTGAATAGCGTTGCTTCAGTCGTTGATGAAATTATTATTGTGGATACAGGTTCAACTGATCAAACCCTAGAGTTAGTTAGTAAGTTTGATGCAAAAGTGTTTCACTATCAATGGGATAACCATTTCGCTAATGCTAGAAATTATGCAATTCAACAGGCCAACTGCGATTATATTCTACATTTAGATGCGGACGAGTGGATTGAGGATCCCTTTAATCAGTTAAATCAGTATTTAAATGATGATATATATTATATACCTATTCGTAATGATTTAGGTGGTGGATTGGCGGAAGTTCATAAGTTTCCCCGATTGTTCCGCAGAATTCCAGAATTAATGTACCAAGGAGCAATTCATGAACAAATTGACATTCAATTGAATTGGCATAGGAGTAATGGAGTATTAGATCAAATGATCATTCATCATGATGGTTACTTGGAAAAAGTTGTTGACCAGAAGGGAAAAATAGAACGGAATTTAAAAATATTATTAAAAGAGGTTGACGAGAATCCGTCATCTTTTAATTATTATAATCTAGGGCAACAATATTTCACATCGGGAGAGTATATGAAGGCAGTTGAGGCTTATAAGAAATCTTACTCTTATGGTGGGAATTACACATTCACTAAAAGACTACTTCTTGGACTTATTCAAAGCTTAATGATGTTGAAACAATATAAAGATGCTCTGTCAATAGCTAAAGATTCATTTAAATTATATCCAGACTACGTAGAATTTAAGTATTATGAAGGCATGATTTATCAGGAATTAGGATATTTGCCTGATGCAAATAAATGTTTTGAGAAGTGTATACAGATAGGTGATAGTGATTCAAGCGTACATTTCAACACTTATGAAGGTACAGGTAGTTACTTAGCCTATGCCCGGGCGGCGGAAATTGCATATTCGAACTTTGATTTTGAACAAGCGAATGAACTTTTGAAGAAAGCAATTCGAATCGCACCTAATGTAATGGGACTTGTCAAAAGTTTCTTAGATTTTAATAATCATATTGACACCAACATTTTATATAAAGATATGTTAAGTTTATGGCCGCATACAGGAGAGGTAATCCAGCACGTTATTGCTGCGTTATATACTCTACGCCATCCATTGCTGCTATCCTTCATTAATCGGTATGAAATTAACTGCGATGAAGAAGTTCAGTCTTTTGTGAATTTATTGAACGGAAATTATAAGGACTCAGGGTATTTTTGGTTCAATAAAGATGAGATTACCGTGGATAATTTTAGAGATGTTCTCGCTTTAAGTATCTTACTTAAAGATCGTCAATTAATGGAACGTTATCTAAATCTCATCTCTTTGCGAAGTGACGAAAAGAAATCATTACTATCCATTGTAGAAATGAAGCCTATTAAACAAGAAAAGTATACTAAAGAGTTTTGCGACATTTTAAGCATCTTATTAACAGATCTATTGAAACTTCAACAATATGATTATTTTGATTATTTTACTAAAGAGTTTACAACTCCTCAATTGCGATATGTTATTGCAAAAACGCTATATGAATTCGGGTTCTATGAAAACGTTCTAGAGGTATTGATACAAAGCGAGGTTCAAGAAGAAGACTTTAGCATTAATGAATTGGCTGCCATGTCCCTTCGGCATCTGAGCAATATGGAAGATAGTCTTTACTACTACTGGGAGGCTTATAAAATAAAACAAGAGCCCGAACTTGCATTCCATATATGCGAATTGGCGTTACAACTTAATGATATAGACAGTCTAAAGGCTATTCTTGGGGACATGATGAATTGGAAAATTGAATCCGCCTGGGTAAAGAGGAAACTTAGCGGAAGTGTTTATTAA
- a CDS encoding IPT/TIG domain-containing protein yields MKRKSGLLIFLAFMLIFAQFPGLQAVYAASGSENVQVTKSLNPTEIFVGGETEVTINVQGTPDQNVVKPNDVILIIDKSGSMAPTYGPNNGEDKMRNAKDAAKGFIDLMDLTKHRVGIVDYSTSASAFSLTTDKTAAKNYINTIQASGSTATGAAIDKAMEMLRDHREDAQPVIILMTDGDATVPDSNPYGFAMEKAREAKEAGIVFYTIALLLPNENPVTSGPNKLMMDMATTAHHHHFVLGSVGLAEIYAAIVQEIGIASAYDVRVTDYISPEFEIVPESYKDNIPQPTISGNSISWNFLELKNELLTFKYKIRHKQGAAVGNLPAGDQKINVEYKNYLGAQRQYTVTQPTVKVKHYAPIITSVDKDNGQIQGGEEVIINGDHFRPNPVVHFGNIKLTSVNYVSANQLIVTAPAGVQGTVQIKVTNDDGQFATADYRYYATPEITTITPNEGPLEGGTKVVINGNYFITGAQVLIDGKPASVTKAGKTQLEVTTPAGTTAKTVDVTVNNPDGTTVTAADAFTYIQGPEILTVDPSVGARTGGEQVRLSGERFVDGAKVYFNSTLVNSIFVSSQELSLITPVWSKADTVDVKVVNPNGQSATLTKGYTYEDPTPVITSVTPSSGPMAGGTIVIIKGNYIKSGAKVFWGGQELNAYTYVSSSEIRVKTPSWTQPEMVSLKIVNPDAKELEMKDVFQYLAPPDPTFISISPTSGLISGGTTVTLNGTNFPSDVKVYFDDQEVPTESVTASKIIVKSPVWASPENVDVSIETSTGVRLSLSDAFEYLPLPKPPAPLITSITPSSGSVTGGNVVTIYGANFVNGLNLFFDDQGLVYTFVSSSEIRLKVPAWPTAESVTVKITNPDNQSAELVDGYKYIPLPGPTLTAVSPNSGPIGGGTTVRLTGTNFKNNSKVFLADQEVGSTFVSANELRISTPAWSSSETVDVKVLNPDGQSALLAGAFTFETPPPPPAPTITGVTPNSGPQAGGTVVTIKGSNFTANSVVKFDDTIIASTLLSSSELRIKTSAWDTPATVKVTVVLADGQTATLDDAFTFIAPPPKPDPVVTSVSPNSLQLPGAGAIITVSGQNFQSGAKVFFNDTEIAATYLSSSQLRIKTPAWSVEEAVNVRVENPDGKSATLIGGFSYVSPPPPPAPTLTVISPNTTLASTSSVVTITGDNFISGARVAFGNTELAATFVSKTQLRVATPIWPHPETVTVKVINPDGQTVELTDGFTFIQDPPPVITSLSPNTGLNSGGGLVTVSGSNFRNGAKVYFNDQNVPTTYLSARELRIRVPAWATAAAVDVTVVNPDGQQSAILSGGYVYTVPAPKPAPTVTKLTPNSGSINGGYIITVNGTNIQSGAKVEINGVEVAATYLSSTELRIRVPASTVAGPVPVRIINPDGQASEVLVNGFTYL; encoded by the coding sequence ATGAAAAGGAAGTCTGGGTTATTGATTTTTCTGGCTTTTATGTTAATTTTCGCACAATTTCCTGGCCTGCAGGCAGTTTATGCGGCTTCCGGGAGCGAAAATGTGCAAGTTACAAAGTCATTGAATCCTACTGAAATATTTGTGGGAGGAGAAACGGAAGTAACTATTAATGTTCAAGGAACACCAGATCAGAACGTCGTTAAGCCTAACGATGTTATTCTAATTATTGATAAGTCAGGCAGTATGGCTCCAACCTACGGGCCAAATAACGGCGAAGACAAGATGAGAAACGCCAAAGATGCGGCTAAAGGATTTATTGATTTAATGGATCTGACGAAGCATCGCGTCGGAATTGTAGATTATAGCACATCGGCAAGCGCATTCTCTCTTACCACGGATAAGACAGCAGCCAAAAATTACATCAACACAATTCAAGCCAGTGGTAGCACAGCAACAGGGGCTGCTATTGACAAAGCGATGGAAATGTTGCGGGATCATAGAGAAGATGCACAGCCAGTTATTATTCTCATGACGGATGGAGATGCAACAGTTCCTGACTCAAATCCATATGGATTTGCGATGGAGAAAGCAAGGGAAGCGAAGGAGGCAGGCATCGTATTCTATACGATTGCATTGTTGCTACCTAATGAAAACCCAGTAACTAGCGGACCAAATAAATTGATGATGGATATGGCTACTACCGCACACCACCATCACTTTGTGCTTGGATCCGTGGGGCTCGCTGAAATTTATGCGGCCATTGTTCAGGAAATAGGTATTGCAAGTGCATATGATGTAAGAGTTACGGACTATATTTCTCCAGAGTTTGAAATTGTGCCAGAATCTTACAAGGACAATATACCACAACCGACCATTTCTGGAAACTCCATTTCTTGGAATTTTCTTGAATTAAAAAATGAGCTGCTTACTTTTAAGTACAAGATCCGGCATAAACAAGGTGCGGCAGTAGGGAACTTACCTGCTGGAGACCAAAAAATAAATGTTGAATATAAGAACTATTTGGGGGCGCAACGTCAATATACTGTAACACAGCCCACAGTCAAAGTAAAACATTATGCTCCTATCATTACATCAGTCGACAAAGATAATGGCCAAATTCAAGGTGGGGAAGAGGTTATTATCAATGGTGACCACTTCAGGCCGAATCCAGTAGTTCACTTTGGCAATATTAAATTAACATCCGTAAATTATGTAAGTGCAAATCAATTAATTGTAACAGCGCCTGCTGGTGTGCAAGGAACTGTTCAAATTAAAGTAACTAATGACGATGGTCAGTTTGCGACTGCGGACTACCGGTACTATGCGACGCCTGAAATTACAACAATAACACCGAACGAAGGGCCTCTTGAGGGAGGAACTAAGGTTGTTATCAACGGGAATTACTTCATTACAGGGGCTCAAGTATTAATAGACGGAAAACCAGCCTCCGTTACGAAGGCTGGAAAGACACAACTTGAAGTCACTACCCCAGCTGGTACTACGGCTAAAACGGTTGATGTAACTGTTAACAATCCAGATGGCACTACAGTGACAGCAGCAGATGCATTTACATACATTCAAGGCCCTGAGATTTTAACAGTTGACCCTTCTGTAGGAGCTAGAACTGGTGGAGAACAGGTGAGATTGTCAGGTGAGCGATTTGTTGACGGTGCTAAAGTTTACTTTAATTCAACTTTAGTCAACTCGATATTTGTTTCCAGCCAAGAGCTTTCGTTAATTACTCCAGTATGGTCTAAAGCTGACACGGTTGATGTGAAAGTAGTAAATCCAAATGGGCAGAGCGCTACGCTTACTAAAGGTTATACTTATGAGGATCCGACTCCTGTTATTACATCAGTAACCCCTTCTTCAGGCCCTATGGCTGGTGGAACTATAGTTATTATCAAGGGGAATTATATTAAGTCAGGAGCGAAAGTATTTTGGGGAGGGCAGGAACTTAATGCATATACTTATGTAAGTTCCAGTGAGATTCGTGTCAAAACCCCTTCGTGGACTCAACCGGAAATGGTCTCTTTGAAGATTGTTAATCCAGATGCTAAAGAGCTAGAAATGAAAGACGTCTTTCAATACTTGGCACCTCCTGATCCAACTTTTATATCGATTTCGCCAACATCTGGGTTAATAAGCGGGGGGACAACAGTAACCTTAAATGGTACGAATTTTCCGAGTGATGTAAAAGTTTATTTTGATGATCAGGAAGTACCAACAGAGTCAGTTACTGCAAGTAAAATTATTGTGAAATCGCCAGTATGGGCTTCACCGGAAAACGTTGATGTAAGTATCGAAACTTCTACAGGAGTAAGGCTGAGTTTATCAGATGCGTTCGAATATTTGCCGCTTCCTAAGCCACCTGCCCCTCTAATTACAAGCATTACTCCTTCATCAGGATCTGTTACAGGAGGCAATGTTGTTACAATTTACGGTGCAAATTTTGTAAATGGGTTAAATTTATTCTTTGATGATCAGGGATTAGTGTATACATTCGTAAGTAGCTCAGAAATTCGGCTCAAGGTACCAGCATGGCCAACAGCAGAATCGGTTACTGTAAAAATTACAAATCCGGATAATCAATCAGCTGAACTTGTAGATGGATATAAGTATATCCCACTACCTGGACCGACATTAACTGCAGTATCACCAAACTCCGGGCCTATAGGTGGCGGAACAACGGTTAGACTTACGGGTACTAACTTTAAGAATAACTCTAAAGTTTTCTTAGCTGATCAGGAAGTTGGCAGTACATTTGTTTCTGCAAATGAGCTTCGCATCAGTACTCCAGCATGGAGTAGTAGTGAAACAGTAGATGTTAAAGTCCTAAATCCCGATGGTCAATCCGCACTATTAGCGGGAGCTTTTACTTTTGAAACGCCGCCTCCACCACCAGCGCCAACTATTACTGGAGTAACCCCGAATAGTGGGCCGCAAGCAGGGGGAACGGTTGTTACGATTAAAGGCAGTAACTTTACTGCGAATTCTGTCGTAAAGTTTGATGATACTATTATTGCATCGACATTATTGTCTTCTTCCGAACTACGAATAAAAACATCGGCATGGGATACACCGGCAACTGTGAAAGTAACTGTTGTTTTAGCGGATGGACAAACAGCTACTTTGGATGATGCTTTTACGTTTATAGCACCACCTCCAAAACCTGATCCAGTTGTTACTTCAGTGTCTCCAAATTCATTACAACTTCCTGGAGCAGGTGCAATCATAACCGTTTCAGGACAGAATTTTCAAAGTGGAGCAAAGGTATTTTTTAACGATACAGAGATCGCTGCTACTTATCTCAGTTCATCACAACTGAGAATAAAGACACCAGCATGGTCTGTTGAGGAAGCAGTGAATGTAAGGGTTGAGAACCCTGACGGCAAATCAGCAACACTGATAGGTGGTTTTAGTTATGTAAGTCCGCCCCCACCACCGGCGCCAACTTTAACAGTGATATCGCCGAATACGACACTTGCATCTACAAGCAGTGTAGTAACAATAACAGGGGATAACTTTATAAGTGGTGCAAGAGTTGCTTTCGGAAATACGGAACTAGCAGCTACGTTCGTGAGTAAAACTCAGTTACGTGTGGCTACACCGATTTGGCCTCATCCTGAAACTGTAACAGTGAAGGTTATCAATCCTGATGGACAGACGGTGGAATTAACGGATGGATTTACGTTTATTCAAGATCCGCCTCCAGTAATCACAAGTCTATCACCAAATACTGGACTAAATTCTGGAGGAGGATTAGTTACAGTAAGTGGAAGCAACTTTAGAAATGGTGCAAAAGTGTATTTTAACGATCAAAATGTGCCTACGACCTATTTGAGTGCGAGAGAGCTGCGGATCAGAGTTCCTGCTTGGGCAACTGCAGCAGCAGTAGATGTCACTGTGGTTAATCCTGATGGGCAACAATCAGCAATATTAAGCGGTGGATATGTATATACAGTACCTGCACCTAAGCCTGCTCCTACAGTAACAAAATTAACTCCGAACTCAGGAAGTATTAATGGAGGATATATTATAACCGTTAATGGGACCAATATTCAAAGCGGAGCAAAAGTAGAGATAAATGGTGTAGAGGTTGCGGCTACGTATTTAAGCTCCACTGAACTTCGGATCAGAGTCCCTGCCTCGACTGTAGCAGGCCCAGTTCCAGTTCGAATCATTAATCCGGATGGACAAGCATCAGAAGTACTCGTTAATGGTTTTACGTATTTATAA
- a CDS encoding glycosyltransferase: MKSSISVCILAKDEEGTIKDCIRSINHFVKEIIVLDTGSTDRTREVAASEGATVIEGIWGNDFGKLRNELISYATQPYILMLDADERVMNSESIDFEYEISLLQNAPNRAGRVEINNINGDRISVTKITRFFPNSSEYRYSGRIHEQLLYNGETPETISTKIKLEHYGYSEQAILLKNKIIRNQELLLKQLADHPNEPYTLFQIGRTYLVNKQYDEASFYLIEAYNYSNDKMSFYPSIIQALAATYLRMGRWNELLALLEIGIKTYPDYTDLYYIYGSALVEMKTVEAFKLIPTAFERCVELGDADPNKYEGEKGSGTHLAHYNLGLYYELSANLEKAKYHYVISSQLGFELANTRLARLS; encoded by the coding sequence GTGAAATCATCAATTTCTGTGTGCATATTGGCAAAAGATGAAGAAGGTACCATTAAGGACTGTATTCGCTCAATTAATCATTTTGTTAAGGAAATAATCGTTCTTGACACTGGTTCTACGGATCGAACTAGAGAAGTTGCAGCTAGCGAGGGGGCAACAGTAATTGAAGGAATCTGGGGCAATGATTTTGGGAAATTGAGAAATGAGTTAATTTCGTACGCCACTCAGCCGTATATTTTAATGTTAGACGCAGATGAAAGAGTAATGAATTCCGAATCAATCGACTTTGAATATGAAATTTCACTGTTACAGAATGCTCCTAATCGAGCTGGAAGGGTTGAAATAAATAATATTAATGGTGATAGAATTTCCGTTACGAAGATTACTAGATTTTTTCCTAATAGCTCTGAATACAGGTATTCAGGACGTATTCACGAGCAGCTTTTATATAACGGCGAGACACCTGAAACCATTTCCACAAAAATCAAATTAGAACATTACGGCTATAGTGAACAGGCTATTTTGTTAAAAAATAAAATTATCAGAAATCAGGAGTTGCTTTTGAAGCAATTAGCAGACCATCCAAATGAACCCTACACTCTATTCCAGATTGGGAGAACTTATTTGGTTAATAAACAATATGATGAAGCATCTTTCTATCTTATCGAAGCCTACAATTATTCGAATGACAAGATGTCATTTTACCCTAGTATAATACAAGCATTGGCCGCGACTTATCTGCGGATGGGTAGGTGGAATGAATTATTAGCTCTTTTAGAAATTGGTATTAAGACTTACCCTGATTATACCGATCTATATTATATATATGGAAGTGCCCTAGTTGAAATGAAGACTGTTGAAGCATTCAAGCTGATTCCAACTGCATTTGAACGATGTGTTGAGTTAGGAGATGCTGATCCTAACAAATATGAAGGTGAAAAAGGTTCGGGGACGCATCTGGCTCATTATAATTTGGGATTGTATTATGAATTGTCAGCAAATCTAGAAAAAGCAAAATATCACTATGTGATAAGCAGTCAATTAGGTTTTGAACTAGCAAATACTCGTCTAGCTCGGCTATCTTAG